One genomic region from Rosa rugosa chromosome 1, drRosRugo1.1, whole genome shotgun sequence encodes:
- the LOC133711936 gene encoding uncharacterized protein LOC133711936 produces the protein MNSQSNGRSQRPKGKRVKLAIQIVSLLAVCLWLLYQAKQSRDKDYSGSVQNEVIEKHGSGILGRKANAGGSILVGEGLNDEDRGGGVDVLDGNVEEKHKVNDDGDLGRPEGKESEKKVELIYKELNNTDNNSDIELKANSEAVGLDENSLQEGNSQVGYEDKQVTMSDQDGEKDAKNTSHHEVGEDEEQISHVNRDEQGHERDTQKESETKDLSSDNEFLVQPTERKNDSLQDHNSMVNGVRGFDDENGVPVDGNDIIESRVTESSGDGEISSHEEMYSTSNSQSENSESTQSEEEVVVRGDNADFEARSKISVQDSGSKAETNSEASVQVDTSRINNVTGTIQGGTSVSDL, from the coding sequence ATGAATTCTCAGTCTAATGGCCGCAGCCAGAGACCCAAAGGGAAGAGGGTAAAGCTGGCCATTCAGATTGTGTCGCTTTTGGCTGTTTGCTTGTGGTTGTTATACCAAGCAAAGCAGTCTCGTGATAAGGACTACAGTGGAAGTGTACAGAACGAGGTTATTGAAAAACATGGTTCTGGTATTTTGGGGCGTAAAGCGAATGCAGGTGGTTCAATTCTTGTGGGAGAAGGCCTAAACGATGAAGATCGGGGTGGTGGAGTTGATGTATTGGATGGAAATGTTGAAGAGAAGCACAAAGTAAATGATGATGGAGATCTTGGGAGACCTGAAGGGAAAGAAAGTGAAAAGAAAGTGGAATTGATATACAAAGAACTGAACAATACTGATAATAATTCTGATATTGAACTCAAAGCTAATAGTGAGGCAGTGGGACTGGACGAGAATTCATTGCAAGAAGGAAACTCCCAAGTAGGGTATGAAGATAAACAGGTGACAATGTCTGATCAGGACGGTGAGAAAGATGCGAAGAATACTAGTCACCATGAAGTTGGAGAGGATGAGGAGCAAATATCACATGTTAATCGTGATGAGCAAGGACATGAAAGGGATACACAGAAAGAGTCAGAGACAAAGGACCTCAGTTCTGACAACGAGTTTCTAGTTCAACCTACCGAAAGGAAGAATGATTCTCTTCAGGATCACAATTCAATGGTAAATGGTGTCCGTGGCTTTGATGATGAGAATGGTGTTCCTGTGGACGGTAACGATATCATAGAATCAAGAGTGACTGAATCAAGTGGTGATGGTGAAATTAGTTCACATGAAGAAATGTATTCAACTTCAAACAGTCAAAGTGAAAACAGTGAAAGCACTCaaagtgaagaagaagttgTTGTTAGAGGAGATAATGCTGATTTTGAAGCCAGAAGCAAAATCTCGGTACAAGATTCAGGTTCTAAGGCAGAAACAAACTCTGAAGCTAGTGTTCAGGTAGATACCTCAAGGATCAATAATGTGACTGGAACTATACAGGGAGGCACTTCAGTTTCAGATCTCTAA
- the LOC133727031 gene encoding uncharacterized protein LOC133727031: protein MEVEPSPPVVAKKLWNLVRIVFFMLRKGLTKSKLLVDLHLMLKRGKLASKAIANNLIMLHHSSNSAFSCRSNDAVSFVTPREYEFSCSNSPATHNPFLFHHKRNKHHHHHHGYFAKNTSATAAAYQYDDVSTAAAVQRVLEMLNNEMVAEASPMVTLPGFGKSPMVRQLRITDSPFPMKEEGDSQVDKEAEEFIKKFYKDLKLQKRTSALESPYRALRSR from the coding sequence atGGAAGTGGAACCAAGCCCGCCTGTGGTGGCCAAGAAGCTATGGAACCTAGTACGGATAGTGTTCTTCATGTTGCGAAAGGGCTTGACGAAAAGCAAGTTATTAGTCGACCTCCATTTGATGCTCAAGCGCGGCAAGCTAGCCAGCAAAGCCATCGCAAACAACCTCATCATGCTCCACCACTCCTCCAACTCCGCCTTCAGCTGCCGCTCGAACGACGCCGTTTCGTTCGTCACCCCCCGTGAATATGAGTTCAGCTGCAGCAACAGCCCCGCCACCCACAACCCTTTCCTTTTCCACCACAAGCGCAAcaagcaccaccaccaccaccacggaTACTTTGCGAAAAATACTTCTGCCACAGCCGCCGCGTATCAATACGATGATGTGAGCACCGCGGCGGCGGTGCAGAGGGTTCTTGAGATGCTGAACAATGAGATGGTGGCGGAGGCGTCGCCAATGGTGACGCTGCCAGGGTTCGGGAAGAGCCCGATGGTGAGGCAGCTGAGGATAACGGACTCGCCGTTTCCGATGAAGGAAGAGGGAGATAGCCAGGTAGACAAGGAAGCTGAGGAATTTATTAAGAAGTTCTATAAAGACCTCAAGTTGCAGAAAAGGACATCTGCTCTTGAATCACCATACCGTGCTTTGCGAAGTCGATGA